The DNA sequence CGGCCGTTATTGGTTATAGTGCTGATTGTGTGGCAGTACATCCCTCGGATTTATGTGTTGCATTGGCCGCGCTGGACGCAACGGTTGTCGTGCAAGATGCTAAGGGAAAAAAGAAATCTATTCTTTTCAAGGATTTTCATCGTTTACCTGAATCTACGCCACAACAAGACAATACATTGCCTGAGGGCGCATTGATCAGTGAGGTGCATATCCCCAAAAATGCGTTTCATAAGCACACTGCTTACTTAAAAATTCGCGATCGCGACTCTTATGCTTTTGCATTGGTTTCTGTAGCAGCCGCATTGCAGATAGATGGCAACCGTATTGTAGCCGCAAGGTTAGCTTCGGGAGGTGTAGCGCATAAGCCTTGGCGTTGGTTGGCAGCCGAACAATTTCTGGCTGGCAAGGAGGCAAATGCGACAGTATTTGCAGAAGCAGCCGCATTAGCGGTACAAGACATTCAGCCATTGGCCCGCAATGCTTTTAAAGTGGATATGCTGAAAGGCGCCATAGAAACGGCACTTCAGGAAGCGCTTCAGGCGTAAAGGATTTTTTATTTTCAACAACGTAGTATCATGAATATGTCGGAATCATATTATCTTAAACAGCAAGATACCGAAGGTAGGGTAGAAGCACGGGCTAAAGTGACGGGAAAAGGTAAGTACGCCGCGGAGTACACCGTAGATAATCTCTGTCATGGCGTGTTGGTTGGTAGCACCATTCCTTCTGGACGGATTATAACTATTGATACCGAGCAGGCTCGTCAAGTGACGGGTGTTATCGATTGCCTATCGCATCAAAACAGACCCCTTATTCCGGGATTCTCCAGCGCTGAAAAGATAAAGGAGTCCGGCTTTGGTTTACCTATATTTCACACCGACAAAATACATTTCAAAGGACAGCCGATCGCATTAGTGATTGCCGAAACGCTGGAAGAAGCCTTGTACGCGGCAGCATTAGTGAAGGCAGAGTATGAAGAGGCGGCTTTTGACATAGACTTTGATAAAAAAAGACAGGAAATTGCATTACAAGAGAGTGGAAAAGAACGCGGTACGCTAGAAGCATGGAA is a window from the Sphingobacterium sp. lm-10 genome containing:
- a CDS encoding xanthine dehydrogenase family protein subunit M — protein: MRPFEYIKPKDSKEALRSKTPTGAYIAGGTNLVDLLKKNIAVPHQVLDVTQALSDSIALKRGGIEIGAMVRNTTAAINPAILEQFPLVSKAILAGASPQIRNMASIGGNLLQRTRCPYFYDTSLPCNKRAPGSGCGAYDGENRMSAVIGYSADCVAVHPSDLCVALAALDATVVVQDAKGKKKSILFKDFHRLPESTPQQDNTLPEGALISEVHIPKNAFHKHTAYLKIRDRDSYAFALVSVAAALQIDGNRIVAARLASGGVAHKPWRWLAAEQFLAGKEANATVFAEAAALAVQDIQPLARNAFKVDMLKGAIETALQEALQA